The Watersipora subatra chromosome 1, tzWatSuba1.1, whole genome shotgun sequence genome has a window encoding:
- the LOC137400588 gene encoding protein transport protein Sec31A-like, with the protein MKVKEIERTANVAWSPAEQHPVYLACGTAAQQLDASFSTQSKLEVFKFNPEETGYDCELVTSTDTDHRFNKVVWGNLGMKDGSHSSGVIVGGTDKGLVCAWDASKLIMQESDSQILNLSKHVGNVGALDFNKYQDNLLASGGSDSEIYLWDLNNPTTPMSPGAKSQPSDDVTCLSWNCQVQHILASALNTRCVVWDLRKSEPIIKISDSMSRIKSKLVTWHPEVATQLVLSSEDDHSPVIQLWDLRFAASPLKVLEKHSRGLLSMAWSRSDPDLLISSGKDNRLLCWNANADVIGGEVTFELPLTGQWCFDVQWCPRNPQCFSTCSFDGRVGVYSIMGGELSSQSLSSTSKIADSFGGFDNMTSPHAVPQVEKIVVPQISKAPKWLKRTCGASFAFGGKLVTFSNTRTPERTQGSVKIEKVSTEAEVVSHSTQLEHALHNRQFAEFCSLKVGNSKEEKEETLWQFLKVNFESEPRRRYLSILGFDSQTVSSKVSFATASSTDDTESDVTSKISEMSTSENLTNGLQSTVDDGGDFFLKSTEMELRFKTDGEDSESLLTQALLTGNFEQAVDLCLHEGRMADALILANADGPSLLQRTMRRYFKQCSGATSSLIASVVQKDYAGLVDSTSLENWKEALAVILTYSKPAEFSQLCDKLGSRLECCAQPDLAANAVLCYICSGNIDKFVDCWAKQECSSAPDALQELIEKVMMLRRAVEHLHGQEYNIKAGSSLANKLGEYAELLAAEGSLQAALGYLTGVSQSQKLSTLKYRLQMALGQHPSASPWPKAETTAAQNQNRQLNNAASSNPYSGGVRASQPATSAYKKSYQPAERTAPVSSGTSFGMSATHATSPAVSTYNTSTSYASSYGSYNSQPQSYIQPAHSMGNIQPAASITGTAASSVPGAGVPGAGMPGAGMPGAGMPGAGVPGTGYGTTPYAQPSLPTGGYGGYSGYNQPQSVGHVASRGLLSKKYASATASPTAESSQPTAPSYFNPASAASGASSQPNTINAYNAANLYNPAPSATIASATPFQPSPAYQPAPPSVDVPGVDAVRNAPSGWNDPPPVHEKEPESPKSAAAPITMPVFNPNVSQPYMSNDAMRMNTSNQPSPPQQYYGGQPTSQPTQYSPGQQQPQKQPAPAAPVIKAPLPERHLVLKETLDNLANKCLHASNNPQQKRKLEDVVRKLESLYDKLRNQMLSETILTGLHQIVASIKQYDYQAGLAIHTHMVSQGNFSEISAFMPGLKMLMQTAHQLQVFV; encoded by the exons ATGAAGGTGAAAGAGATTGAACGCACTGCTAATGTAGCCTGGTCACCCGCTGAACAGCATCCTGTGTATCTCGCCTGTGGTACGGCTGCTCAACAGCTTGATGCTAGCTTCAGCACCCAGTCTAAGCTAGAAGTCTTCAAGTTTAACCCTGAGGAAACAGGATATGATTGTGAACTTGTAACTTCTACAGACACCGATCACAGGTTCAATAAA GTGGTATGGGGGAATTTGGGTATGAAAGATGGCAGCCACTCATCAGGTGTTATTGTTGGCGGGACTGATAAAGGATTAGTCTGTGCCTGGGATGCCTCCAAGCTTATCATGCAAGAGTCGGATTCTCAAATCCTCAACTTATCAAAGCACGTCGGTAATGTCGGTGCTCTCGATTTCAACAAATACCAG GATAATTTGCTGGCATCTGGTGGCAGCGATTCCGAAATATATCTTTGGGACCTAAATAATCCGACCACACCGATGTCACCTGGTGCTAAGTCACAACCCTCTGATGATGTAACATGCCTTTCATGGAATTGTCAAGTGCAGCATATACTGGCGAGTGCACTTAATACTCGCTGTGTAGTCTGGGACCTGAGGAAGAGTGAGCCTATTATTAAGATTAGTGATAGCATGTCACGG ATTAAGTCAAAGTTAGTAACATGGCATCCTGAGGTAGCAACTCAGCTAGTTCTTTCATCAGAGGATGATCATTCACCCGTCATACAGCTGTGGGATCTCAGGTTTGCTGCTTCTCCACTTAAG GTGTTAGAAAAACACTCACGAGGGCTACTCTCAATGGCATGGAGTCGGTCTGATCCTGATTTGCTCATTTCATCTGGCAAGGATAATAGGCTGCTCTGTTGGAATGCAAATGCGGATGTCATAGGCGGAGAG GTGACATTCGAGCTTCCTCTGACAGGTCAGTGGTGCTTTGATGTTCAGTGGTGCCCACGCAATCCGCAGTGCTTCTCTACTTGTTCCTTTGATGGCCGAGTTGGTGTCTACTCCATCATGGGGGGAGAGCTCTCATCTCAGTCCCTCTCTTCTACCAGTAAG ATCGCCGATTCATTTGGTGGATTTGACAACATGACCTCTCCACACGCTGTTCCTCAGGTGGAAAAAATAGTTGTGCCACAGATATCTAAAGCACCCAAGTGGCTAAAGAGGACATGTGGAGCTTCATTTGCC TTTGGTGGTAAACTTGTAACATTCTCAAATACGAGGACCCCAGAGAGAACCCAAGGCTCTGTGAAAATAGAGAAAGTGAGCACAGAGGCTGAAGTTGTCTCCCATTCCACTCAACTCGAGCATGCTCTTCACAACAGACAGTTTGCTGAGTTCTGCTCACTCAAAGTTGGCAATAGCAAGGAGGAAAAGGAGGAAACGCTTTGGCAGTTTCTCAAG GTCAACTTTGAGAGCGAGCCGAGGAGACGGTATCTAAGCATATTGGGGTTTGACTCACAGACCGTTTCGAGCAAG GTGTCTTTCGCGACTGCCAGTAGCACGGATGATACAGAGAGTGATGTTACCTCAAAAATATCGGAGATGTCTACTAGTGAAAATCTGACCAATGGCCTTCAATCAACAGTTGATGATGGTGGAGACTTCTTCCTGAAATCAACGGAAATGGAGCTGCGGTTTAAAACAGATGGAGAAg ATAGCGAGAGTCTTCTTACACAGGCTTTACTCACTGGGAACTTTGAACAAGCTGTTGACCTCTGCCTACACGAAGGTCGTATGGCAGACGCCCTCATACTTGCCAATGCTGATGGACCGTCTCTGCTGCAGCGCACTATGAGACGGTACTTCAAACAGTGCTCTGGTGCTACATCGAGT TTGATAGCGTCAGTTGTGCAGAAGGATTACGCGGGCCTAGTGGACAGCACTAGCCTGGAGAATTGGAAGGAAGCACTCGCAGTCATACTTACGTACAGTAAACCTGCGGAATTTTCTCAACTCTGTG ATAAACTTGGTTCACGATTGGAATGCTGCGCTCAGCCCGACCTCGCCGCTAATGCTGTCCTCTGCTATATCTGCTCTGGCAATATCGACAAGTTTGTGGATTGCTGGGCCAAGCAGGAATGCAGCAGTGCTCCTGACGCCTTACAA GAGCTAATAGAGAAAGTGATGATGTTGCGGCGTGCTGTTGAGCACCTGCATGGGCAGGAGTACAATATCAAGGCTGGCAGCTCATTGGCCAATAAGTTAGGGGAATACGCAGAACTACTCGCCGCTGAGGGCAGTTTACAAGCTGCCCTTGGCTACCTCACTGGAGTTTCACAG TCACAGAAATTGAGTACGCTCAAGTATAGGCTGCAGATGGCATTAGGCCAGCACCCCAGTGCCTCACCTTGGCCTAAAGCAGAGACGACAGCTGCGCAGAACCAAAACCGACAATTGAATAATGCTGCCAGCAGCAATCCTTACAGTGGTGGAGTTCGTGCTAGTCAGCCCGCCACCTCTGCTTACAAAAAATCATATCAGCCTGCTGAACGGACTGCACCTGTGTCGTCTGGCACCAGCTTTGGCATGAGTGCCACCCATGCAACCTCTCC AGCCGTCAGCACATATAATACCAGTACATCTTATGCTTCCTCGTACGGGTCGTACAACTCTCAACCACAATCCTACATTCAACCAGCTCATTCTATGGGTAACATACAGCCTGCTGCAAGCATCACTGGCACTGCAGCTTCTAGTGTACCAGGTGCTGGTGTACCAGGTGCCGGTATGCCTGGTGCCGGTATGCCTGGTGCCGGTATGCCTGGTGCCGGTGTACCAGGTACAGGATATGGAACTACACCGTACGCTCAGCCCTCACTGCCTACAGGAGGTTATGGTGGCTACTCTGGTTACAATCAACCTCAGTCTGTTGGCCATGTAGCCTCCAGAG GACTGTTGAGCAAAAAGTACGCTAGCGCTACTGCCAGTCCTACTGCGGAGAGTTCTCAGCCTACAGCTCCAAGTTATTTCAACCCCGCTTCTGCTGCAAGCGG CGCATCCTCTCAGCCGAATACAATAAACGCGTATAACGCTGCTAACTTGTACAACCCGGCCCCATCAGCCACCATTGCTTCAG CTACGCCATTCCAGCCAAGCCCGGCTTACCAACCAGCACCACCCTCCGTAGATGTTCCTGGCGTTGATGCTGTGCGCAATGCCCCTTCAGGCTGGAATGATCCTCCTCCTGTTCACGAAAAG GAGCCTGAATCGCCCAAGTCAGCTGCCGCACCAATTACAATGCCTGTATTCAACCCAAACGTGTCGCAGCCATATATGTCTAATGACGCAATGCGCATGAATACATCCAACCAGCCCTCTCCACCACAGCAGTATTATGGAGGCCAGCCGACAAGCCAGCCTACACAATACAGTCCTGGGCAACAACAGCCACAAAAACAACCG GCTCCTGCTGCTCCTGTCATCAAAGCTCCCTTACCAGAAAGGCATTTGGTTCTTAAGGAAACATTGGATAATTTAGCTAACAAATGTTTGCATGCATCAAATAACCCT CAACAGAAGAGGAAACTGGAGGACGTAGTAAGGAAGTTAGAATCACTTTATGATAAGCTTAGGAATCAAATg TTGAGTGAGACCATCCTTACCGGATTGCATCAAATAGTAGCATCAATAAAGCAGTACGATTACCAAGCTGGTTTGGCTATACATACGCACATGGTGTCGCAGGGCAATTTCAGTGAAATCAGTGCATTCATGCCAGGACTGAAGATGCTGATGCAGACCGCGCATCAATTGCAAGTATTTGTCTGA